A window of Mus musculus strain C57BL/6J chromosome 3, GRCm38.p6 C57BL/6J genomic DNA:
tttctttatttttgagtagAATAAGGCAAGGAAATGTTATGTAAATAATATGTAGTTTTTCCACAGGTAACCTTTGATGTAGCTTGGTCACCAAAGCGCATAGACAAAAGGTGCTATAATTACACTGGGATCGCAGATGCCTGTGACTTTCTTTTTGTGATGTCTTACGATGAGCAAAGTCAGATCTGGTCAGAATGTATTGCAGCCGCCAATGCTCCCTACAATCAGACATTAACTGGTAAGAATCCAAAAAAATGATCACTTAATTAGTAATATTTATTCCAAAACCTCAGGCACTAAGGTGTATTTTAgtatttctaaattatttataCACTTTCTATATAAAACTGTGCTTTATgaataaaatacagtaaaatgtgttataataaaatacaaaaatttgAGAGCTTtagtattttcaaaaatatttaattttacttaccATATCCTTATGGGATAGTTTTATTATCATTGATTCTACATTATAGATAAGATGGGACTTGCATGTGTATTTTTGCTTCAGGCCATACTCTTGTCATATGCCAAGATATTTCTGTTTAATATTATGAAAGTTAATGCAGAAATTCACAACTAGTTAGGAGTTTAGataactgtgtatgtgtatgtatatgtatatgtatatgtgaatgtttaTGGACGCAGCCATATATATTCAACCAGAAGTGGGAATTCATGGGTACActgtatctcacacacacacacacacacacacacacacacacacacctcaagagCCATTTGTGTGGTGgatagaaagactgtaagagccagagttgGGGAGACCCAAATGAAAGTGTTCTGTGGTTACACCAGCACAGTGCGCTCATGACTTTAGAGCATCTGTGGCTGTGGCCTAAGACTGGCCCACGGTGTAGCCAGTCAACACTCTCGGGTACTTGTAGAGCTCATTCATGCTCCTTGTGTCTAAACTACAGCTTGCTTCTGTATAACAGCACAGGCATTTTTTATCTCCACCAGTCATTAGGAAGCACACATCATATTTGTAATCATGGAACACTTGAGTTTCTATAAGAAATTCTGAATATCACTGCCACAAAGTTTAAGATTTATAGAACTTTTTTGAAGCTTTAGAATCccaaatatgaaatatatgttaGCAGTTAGTACCTAAATTTAGTAGGATttcttgaaattttcatttctcctatattttgtgtattttgtttcCAATATCATCTACACTGGATATCATCTcttatttaaacaaaacaaaacaagacaaaaaaagaaatcttagaaaGCAAGACATAGGACTTCCAGTTCTTAAGGGATGGCTTTTAtgacattatagaagaaaactcactTTGTATCTGAACAAATATACCTGTTTTTGCAACCTTAAGATTTGGCATGGTTGCCCCAGAttgtatgtacatattaagagATATATAAGCAGAATAATTATGTGTTTTTCTACTCCTATGTGACTAGGATATATTGACTACATCAAGATGGGCATTAGCCCTAAGAAACTTGTAATGGGTGTTCCCTGGTATGGCTATGATTACATTTGCCTAAATCTCTCAAAGGTAAGAACAACTTATATTGGGTATATGTGATATTACTCCATCATATACTTTGTTCTGCTCTGAATATATGAAATCTTATTTAGATTTCTGAATGCATTTTGAGGGtaagctttgtttctttttaattattttttttctttttttcttttttttttttttttgctttttccagacagggtttctctgtgtagcccttagccctggctgtcctggaactcactctgtagatcaggctggcctcaaactcagaaatccgcctgcctctgcctcccaagtgctagaattaaaggtgttgaCCACGCCGGTTCTTTTTAACTCTTTACTATCATGGCAGTTTCTGAATgccatgaattttattttattattaatttcatgATTATTCTGTATAATCAGGTTATTTATagcatatcttttaaaaaaatatatttattttatgtatattagtccactgtagctgtcttctgacacaccagaagagggcatcagatcccattacagatggttgtgagccaccatgtggttgctgggagtgaaatcaggacctctggaagagcagtcagtgctctaaactgttgagccatctctccagccccatagcatatcttttatttctcctctagttctttttttctctttttcttttcctttttctttttggagacagggtctcactatgtatgccCAAACCAGAGCTTTTGAAGATTGCTGCTGGCTTGTGTTCTCtagttcattttttcttttttctacttatatcttttatttctaacagttttattatttttctcatttggcTTTTAACATTTGCTCAATAATGACACGCAAATGTTTGAATTCCTAGGATGACATTTGCACCATTACAAAGGTCCCTTTCAGGGGGGCTCCTTGTAGCGATGCTGCAGGCCATCAAGTGCCCTACAAGGTGATCATGAAGCAGGTAAATGGCTCTGTTTCTGGAAGCCAGTGGAATAAAGACCAGCAAGCTCCCTATTATAACTACAaggtacattttcacaattttTGAACATTTATGCTGTTTACATAATTTTATTATGTTGTGGTTAGGTGTGTGGCATTAACAGCTACCAGTTTTACTGTTTTTTACTGTTTATTTGTGTAAGCCTGTCTTTGAAGCTGTGTAATCAGTAGATTTAGTTCCCCAGAGAGCAATTCAAGTTACATTACTAGTATAATGCTCTGCTTGGTCAGTTTCCTTTTGAAAGTTCTATAAAATGTGCATATCACAAGCAGGACTTGCTTAAGAGTTGGCAATTATGTTAAGGTAATTGTTTTTGAAAGGCTTTGGTCAAGTAGTTTTTATGTTTGAAAATCTTCATATGAAACGCAGAGCAGTAGATGAGTCgtgatatatgtttatattaaaataccATCTATCAAGTTTATTCTAAAAGTACAACAAATTATAGGAATGTTAAAATTTAGAGACAGAAAAATATTACACAAGGAaacatagccaggcagtggtcgtgcacgcctttagtcccagcacttgggaggcagaggcaggcggatttctgagttcaaggccagcctggtctacaaagtgagttccaggacagccagggctacacagagaaaccctgtcttgaaaaaaaccaaaacaaaaaaccctccaaaacaaacaaaaagaaagaaagagagagagagagagagagagagagagagagaaagaaagaaagaaagaaagaaagaaagaaagaaagaaagaaagaaagaaaggaaggaaggaaggaaacatgaAGAACTCTGGATGTGGTAAAGAAGATTAGGAGTAGCAATAGACACGTCTATTCCAGAGTCATAGAATTGTTGTTTCACAATCTGgtaaaaataaaccatttttttACATAAAAAACTTGAAGTACAAATTATCTTTAAAAGTCTCTTTGAATGATGTCACTTTACGGCGTATAGAAATCCTCATTATTTGTTGCCTTTATAGTATTGACTGATGACCTGATATTGTTTATAGAAAATTGATTGCAAACACGTTACTACACAAATACAGCATTAAGCACTCTGGACTTCAGAATCAAAATTAAATGCCTAATAGTTAAACTTGGGTACATTATAAtcctatcatatatatgtatgtatgtaatattgTTTATAtcgtgtactggctagttttgtgtcaacttgacacaggttggacttatcacagagaaaggagcttcagttgaggaagtgcctccacgagatccagctgtaaggcattttcttaattagtgatcaagtggggaggtcaccttgtgggtggtgccatctctgtgctggtagtcttgggttctataagagagcaggctgagcaagccaggggaagcaagccagtaaagaacatccctccatggcctctgcatcagctcctgcttcctgacctgcttgagttccagtcctgacttcctttggtgatgaacagcagtgtggaagtgtaagctgaataaaccctttcctccccatcttacatcttggtcatgatgtttgtgcaggaatagaaaccccgactaagacagtatgtatatctaatatatattaaGCAATATTTCTAGAGCTCTGTTTTGAGAACTGTTAACATTATATATAGacaaacacatatatgtgcaaatatgcatgcatgtgctatgaccaaatatatttagaaaacagACAATATCTGTTGCCTGAGATTTCTATTGTAtagaattatattaaaatatttttaaaaggttgcaATACATATAGCTATTTATTTAACATAGAGCCCATTTTAATCCACTCAGAACCAGGCAGGGGAGAGGTATTTTATGGTTATAGTAATcagttatatataatttaaaacacatATACTGTCATGTACTGTTTTGTAACCATTGGCTTAATTTTTCTTCAGTAAGGGAGATGTaggaacattcttttttttaaaaaaaataacatttttaattgaTAAATTGTGTCTAATTATGGTATTCAACCAGTTTTGATATATGTGTAAACTGTAGGGTGGGTAAATCCATTACTTAGCATCTTTTATAACTAGCATGTGAAATCATAATCAGCTAGCGTCAGCAGTCTCCGACGCTATGAACCCTGGTACCTCACTTAATCACAGTGATGATGGCATTGAGCATTTCTCTCTGTGCGACTAAAACAGTGAGTCCTTTGAACGCCTCCCATTCTCCCTTCCTGTCTTTAATATTTTAGTTATTCTTTGAAAGACTAGACTTGGTTTTTGAGTTAAGtatatttagtttattttctaGACACACTTTATGGTAGTTTTATTCACATGTATTAGTTGCATATATCAATGTGACTCAGTATGATTTTCAACACAATACACAGCATCCACCAATAAAATCAAGGTTGATGTCATTTTTACTTATCGTTTATGTTTAAAGCCCAAATATTCATTTCATCTGACAAGTGTGTCCTGGTAACCACTATCCAAAACATACTACTTGAGGTTAAATAATTCATGAAACATTTTGGGGAGCCTTGGAAACCGGTTAGTGGCACTTTAAACAACAGTCTATTGTTACTGTTATGTCccgttggtttgtttgtttgtttgcttgcttgtttgtttttccgagacagggtttctctgtagccctggctgtcctggaactcactctgtagaccaggctggccttgaactcagaaatctgcttgccttgcctcccaagtgctgggatcaaaggcgtgcgccaccactgccaggctctcACTTTTAGTCACATTACAATAAAGTTTCTGTTGCACCTGAAAAGAATCACTCTGCTCTTTTATCCTGTTCATCAATAGCTGCTTCATCTTTAACTCAGTATTCTAGAACATGTATAGTTTACACATGCTTAAACCAAGTAATGCGCAAGATAAAGAATTAAGAGTGAGGTATGCCATATTGAATGAGTCCACTAAGCTGAAATACAGTGCAGCCTATTTGCTTACCATATTACTACTGCTCTTTAAAGTAGACTAATCGGGAAACTAATTCCAAGAGTGCTACCAGGGAAAAAAATATTACTGGCTCATTCAGAGTTGCCTTTAAGCACTTTCCTAATGCATTTAAAAGCAGTAAATTATTTTTCACTATAGTTCTGACCTTttccttaaaacatttttttctccttcattcGTTCTTTTGCCTACATCTGgtcctttaattttctttcttttctgataaCCTGTGTTTCTGGAGAGACAGTGTGGCAGGGTAGAAGGTGTGAGACCTCAGTATGTTCATTCTCTCAGTCAGCTCTGTGCTGAGTCACCTCCAGCAGCCTCTCAGAATCAATTCTGTAAGACCAGCAAGGGGGCAGCACCTCCCTCCTCCACTGCTGTTACCTGTTCATCTGGCTGATTTATCACACACAATATTCATCTGTTGAACTTCTAGGTTGGCACACTTCCAGAAACTGTaaagaacattaaataaataaataaatcgggtTTTAATAGATAGTAacagttgttgtttttatttgcattgcaTTCAAGGGTTGCCCAGTGGAATATTAAGACATAATATAATGACATATTTTATCCCAGCGCCTGCCTTGTTTATTCAACAAGCTTTATGTAGAGTGAAAACATAAGGATCTGAACTGTCTGTCAGCTCTGGCTTGTTTtctggacagggtctcactggagTTCAGGCTTGCCCTGAACTTATGACCTTCTCAGCTCATCCTTGAGGCTGCCAGGTGTTCATCACCAGGCCCTGCCCAAGTCTGAGCATGTAAAAGCTCTACCGTCTACAGTGATTCAAGTGTACATCTTGGTGGCTAATAGTCGGAACAGATCAAATAAGGAATCTTAAGGTTCTTAAATAAAATACCTCTTAAGTAGAGGTTAACTTGTGTAATGTTTATTGTTGCTAAAGTACCATAAGATAATATTTAGAAATATCATGTATATAACCATGAAAAATAGAGTAGTAAAATAATATGGtataattgtttaaaattttattgcaTGCATTTTGAATCCttggatttcagtatttttccctTGTTGTACTGAATACTTTAAGTTTCCAATTTAATTGTTTCTGTATAGGATCCTGCTGGCCGTTTTCATCAAGTGTGGTATGATAACCCACAGAGCATCTCACTAAAGGCAGCATATGTCAAAAACTACGGCTTGCGGGGCATTGGCATGTGGAATGCAAACTGTCTTGACTACTCCGATGATGCTCTAGCCAGAGAGCAAACACAAGAAATGTGGGGAGCCTTAAAACCAAGGCTGTGATGGAGAGGGGCATCTTTTGTCAGACTATCAGACTTGTAGGACTGACCTGTATAAGTAGATCTACCTCTTGAAgagataaaaatgtatatatttttgtcatGTTGCCATAACTTACTTATTGGTATACTCAATTACACaggtaagaaataaagaaaattttcatttgtacctgaaaaatacatacatatcttAGATATCCAGGaatataaaaggaagaaacaagtcaATTTACTCTATTAAATATTCCTCCATGTTTCAGAATTATAATTAGAAAACTTGTTTTCAAAATTTCATGCTCAATTTTCTCTCCTATTATTGAAATATACTGttaaaaatcaatacagattttaaaaatgtgcaaCTGGTAGACAAGTGAAGATAATGGGGAAGGGAGTGCACATGACCACAGTATGATACACACATGTATAGAATATTATAATAAAGCCcactatttttatattaatatatgctaataaaaggCCAACAAGAACTATGTGTAACTTGAAATGGAAATCACTGGCTTTGGACACAGTCTTTAAAACTTAGCCTTTGAGAAGCAGTTTATGTTGAATGAGTAGGCATGGCTTttctggttcctgatttcttaCAGTACATATGAATATTTCAGGACATACACACATTAGTGTCACTTAGACATTTAGACAGCGTATGACATAAAGATAGGCATGCAAATGGAATGCGAGAGGATAACTGAGGGATGCCTGGACCCTGGACTAGAGCTACCTGAGGAGATCCAGGTGAGAGCTTGCTGCCAGGGTCAGCTGCTGCTGAGTCTGACCCTAGTCACTGTTCACCCTGCAGTCGCCCAGGGTCCCTCACGGGCTAACACTCACTGCTTGCCTACTTTTCACATTTTTCTTCCGCATTTGCATTTTGCTTTTAAGCTATCTAAGAACATTATTCTTTCAACTTGTTCCTTTTTCTAAAAGACTATTTTTGGGAAAATAAATGTCTAGCATAAAGCAGTTCTTGTTTCCTTTCTCAAAGCAATCAACACAGTTACTGGGCTGGAGCGCTGGCTCGCAGGTCAGAGCACTGGCTCTcctccagaggacttgggttcagttcccagaactacATGGTTGGTCACaaccccagttccagaggatctgattcactcttcctgcacacacatggtacatggaCATACGTCCATGCATATAaagttaagtaaaaataaaacaaatcattacattatatttacattatttcctgAAAGAACATAGATTAAATGTTTGTATCCTTTGAACTCCATTACATAAGGCCTATCTTCTTTACATATGATCCCCTTCCAAATTGGAATAAGTGACTAATCAACTGTCTGTTAtgacaatattatattttctatttacatAACTATTTATGACAGTAAAACTATTTACTTCTATGGTGAATAactttgtatttataaaaatcactttacatttctaaaattaatacaaattaaATTATGAGACACACATTTGTTGTGCATGTAGTTGCAATTGTTTTTAATCAAAATGTGATTAACAAAATTGTATTTACTAAAATATATGTTTTACTAATCATTTATTTTGCCATCATACTGGTAATTATTTTGTAATaagtaattataaaatatagtactaaaaaataagtaatagacaaaatctttaaaataaacaccTACTATACAAAaggtaaaaattaaatataatttttaatttttttctttaactgttaaATCAGCTTTATGATTTAATAAAACATTACCAAGAAACACAGtgacttattttgatcaaataaaGAGTTAAAATGTCAAGAGGTAAACAAACATACACATCGGAGGTCGGAAAGGTGCACCCATTTTCTTCTGTGTCAGATCAGCTTTTAATGTCTGTAAATCTGAAACTGcttgttttctcatctgtagaaaGAGGTAGCTTTAGAAAGTGAACTTCATCTTATCCTCCTGAAACCACCTCAGTGTTGGAACAGTCCTCATTTGCCTTTCACGCCTTCATGCTTATTAGATTTCTACAATAAGTTAATATATTATACCTCCTGTTTAACAGGCACACCTAGCTCACTAGACGTACATGAGATAATGTCCTTTATGTGTATATAAAGGGCAGTTGAAAGGTCTTAAAACATAGAGTAAAAGGAACCTTACTTTTTACTTTAACTTCAGAAATCTCAATGTATAGCAACAGACGCTAACAAGACCCTGGACACAAGACGCTTCAGGAAAGGACAGGTAATTAAGAAGCATGATAGGATATACTTTGTGCCCAAAATGCTTCAAAGGGTCTTAAATCTTTGGTGTTCTCATTTCATAATTAAGGAAACTTGAGTACTTTGCTCACAGTGTAAAGCACAAGGCTGGAGCAGCTATGAACTCTTCCACATAATTTGTGTTAACAATAAAGAACTCAGGCTTCCCTGGGTTTATCGTGTCACATGctgtatttttaaacaaattttgttAAGGTACACCATTAAGCCTTTAGAAGCACTCCTTATTCTCTGTTACCTTGAATTAAGTATGCTTGCAAAAGGCCCAGGCTTGCTTTTCTGCCCTTTATTTCTGATTAGCATTGGTGGGAATGTTTTACGTAGTTCATTCAGGAATCAATAAACACTTAGTATTGGTTGTATATCCTTTAGGCATTATGGTTaaatatgggattttttttctcctaatcCATAAGCCCAAAACTTtactttctttgtgtttttaaaaccaAATTATTATTTATGCTCAAGTCATAAGTCACATTTGTAAGCTGTCCAAAGTGGTAGACCATTGTAAATTTAAATTAACAAACAATAAATCAAATTCAAAATGTAGGTCCTTAGTCACACAAGCTACATTTGAAGTCCTTAATTAATATCCTTAGGTAGCAGTGCCAATCATATTCAATAGTGAGGTATATAACATCTCTATTCTAGAAAGTGATAATTCTGTACCATGAAGCTATTCTGGAAAAATAATGAGTGGAGAATTTCTGGGGTCAGCTTTCCAGTTCTATATATatcctttggttttggttttggttttttgggtttttttgtttttttgtttttttgtttttttttttggttttacgagacagggtttctctgtgtagccctggctgtcctggaactcactctgtagaccatgctggcctcgaactcagaaatccacctgcctctgcctctgcctcccaagtgctgggattaaaggtgtgcaccaccatgcccggctttatttatttataacatatTTTATCAGTATCCAattaaagcatatatatatatatatgtatatatatatgctttaatgaaagaatatatattctCCTGTTCAACAAaagagtttgttttttaaaatctcagcagAGAAGTGGTTGTCTATCATGCACAATGGACTGCAAGAACCTCAAggctgaaacaaacaaacccagcacacgcacacacatgtaaaaaccACGACAAAGGCATGAGTTAAGAATGCTCCTGATCACCTACTAAACACCTAGTATACAAAAGTGCCTCCTGGGGAAATGAGGCTCATACCAAGGCGCTCTCTGCTCTGAAGGAAATCTAGCATCCAGTAGAAGGCCATGTTTCGCGTGTATGAAAATAACAAGAAAACGATTACCCAAGAAacgggaagaaagagagggagttaGGGGCTTATCCATAGGTTCGTCACATTTATAAACGTCTGAAACTCAGGACCTTGTGCGTGCTACACAACTGTAGAAacgatttttaaaatgtttttatcttcttttcataTTGTACTGACTCACTTGGTCCTTTAACCTTTAATTACTTTGAGTAAACTTTTGCCTTTGCCTGTTACAACATGCATCTTTTTATTGTACTTA
This region includes:
- the Ctbs gene encoding di-N-acetylchitobiase isoform X1, translating into MDGINIDIEQEVNCSSPEYEALTALVKETTESFQREIEGSQVTFDVAWSPKRIDKRCYNYTGIADACDFLFVMSYDEQSQIWSECIAAANAPYNQTLTGYIDYIKMGISPKKLVMGVPWYGYDYICLNLSKDDICTITKVPFRGAPCSDAAGHQVPYKVIMKQVNGSVSGSQWNKDQQAPYYNYKDPAGRFHQVWYDNPQSISLKAAYVKNYGLRGIGMWNANCLDYSDDALAREQTQEMWGALKPRL
- the Ctbs gene encoding di-N-acetylchitobiase isoform 1 precursor (isoform 1 precursor is encoded by transcript variant 1), which gives rise to MALCGLPEFTLLLLPLLARLSAGDCPCSEAALCQPIRHRPDFEVFVFDVGQKTWKSYDWSQITTVAAFGKYDPELMCYAHSKGARVVLKGDISLKNIIDPTFRASWIAQKVDLAKAQYMDGINIDIEQEVNCSSPEYEALTALVKETTESFQREIEGSQVTFDVAWSPKRIDKRCYNYTGIADACDFLFVMSYDEQSQIWSECIAAANAPYNQTLTGYIDYIKMGISPKKLVMGVPWYGYDYICLNLSKDDICTITKVPFRGAPCSDAAGHQVPYKVIMKQVNGSVSGSQWNKDQQAPYYNYKDPAGRFHQVWYDNPQSISLKAAYVKNYGLRGIGMWNANCLDYSDDALAREQTQEMWGALKPRL